A window from Drosophila miranda strain MSH22 chromosome Y unlocalized genomic scaffold, D.miranda_PacBio2.1 Contig_Y2_pilon, whole genome shotgun sequence encodes these proteins:
- the LOC117192906 gene encoding uncharacterized protein LOC117192906, with product MVFFAIFLIGSEAPFVKMTNAKCPSYNKSWVEVHYCRLKTYSRNKTSLNVNATFLHPVNNIFLRFKVMKRANGYMPFLWDFTFDACEFMRKRNQPVAKIVWNLIKDVSTVNHTCPYVGLQTVSDFHRIEVPLPMPTGVLG from the exons ATGGTTTTTTTTGCCATCTTTCTCATTGGCAGT GAGGCACCCTTCGTTAAAATGACTAATGCCAAGTGTCCGTCGTACAACAAATCGTGGGTGGAGGTCCACTATTGTCGCCTGAAGACCTACTCCCGGAACAAGACCAGTTTGAATGTGAATGCCACCTTCCTACACCCCGTAAACAATATCTTTCTCCGATTTAAAGTGATGAAGAGGGCCAATGGCTATATGCCATTTCTTTGGGACTTCACCTTTGACGCCTGCGAATTCATGAGGAAACGGAATCAGCCGGTGGCCAAGATTGTCTGGAATCTAATCAAGGATGTTTCCACAGTGAATCACACCTGTCCTTATGTT GGTTTGCAGACCGTTAGTGATTTCCACCGAATTGAAGTACCCCTCCCAATGCCAACTGgggttttaggc
- the LOC117192907 gene encoding uncharacterized protein LOC117192907 has translation MNAKLLCFKLKSNVFQEAPLFKRTNAKCPSYNKSWVEVHYYRLKSYSRNKTSLNINATFLHPANNIFLRLKLMKRANGYKPFLWDFTFDACEFMRKRNHPVAKIVLNLIKDVSTVNHTCPYGLQAVSDFHRVEIPLSMPTGEYLILIT, from the exons ATGAACGCTAAGTTGCTCTG TTTCAAGCTAAAAAGCAACGTGTTTCAGGAGGCACCCTTATTTAAAAGGACTAATGCCAAGTGTCCGTCGTACAACAAATCGTGGGTGGAGGTCCACTATTATCGCCTGAAATCTTACTCCCGGAACAAGACCAGTTTGAATATAAATGCCACCTTCCTACACCCCGCAAACAATATCTTTCTCCGACTTAAATTGATGAAGAGGGCCAATGGCTATAAGCCATTTCTTTGGGACTTCACCTTTGACGCCTGCGAATTCATGAGGAAACGGAATCATCCGGTGGCCAAGATTGTCTTGAATCTAATCAAGGATGTTTCCACAGTGAATCACACATGTccttat GGCTTGCAGGCTGTTAGCGATTTCCATCGCGTTGAAATACCCCTCTCAATGCCAACTGGGGAATATCTTATTTTGATAACTTGA
- the LOC117192909 gene encoding uncharacterized protein Rv2082-like, with amino-acid sequence MQGIRRYSKYPSLPNLVAPPPMPELRLDATAVPSVAKMTNAPPSAPATAGGAPTVESAVVAKPSRPEPPAGAAPDAPPKVPGAGNRRESLPQSRPPVSVKTRRASAQGPSHRGSILGTEARGATLGMPKTGAQALTGQNRPAAIPNPTGTWGAVPLPQPPPPPKQKGSGNKKSR; translated from the coding sequence ATGCAGGGCATTCGTCGCTACTCGAAGTACCCCAGCCTGCCGAACCTTGTCGCACCTCCACCCATGCCAGAACTCCGGCTGGATGCCACAGCTGTTCCTTCTGTGGCCAAGATGACCAACGCTCCTCCCAGTGCACCAGCAACTGCAGGAGGTGCACCCACAGTCGAGTCGGCTGTTGTTGCGAAGCCATCGCGTCCAGAACCCCCTGCTGGCGCTGCTCCGGATGCTCCCCCCAAAGTCCCAGGAGCCGGAAACCGGAGGGAATCTTTGCCGCAATCTCGTCCACCAGTGTCTGTAAAAACTCGTCGTGCATCCGCTCAAGGTCCGAGCCACCGTGGATCCATTCTGGGTACAGAAGCACGTGGTGCCACTCTTGGAATGCCTAAAACCGGGGCTCAGGCTCTCACTGGACAAAATCGTCCAGCAGCTATCCCAAATCCCACGGGAACCTGGGGCGCGGTACCGTTGCCCCAGCCACCACCCCCACCTAAACAGAAAGGATCTGGTAACAAAAAGTCTCGTTAG
- the LOC117193494 gene encoding suppressor-of-stellate-like protein: MTPPGIDAMRRKYEYGDFGICPRVYCQGHHVLPIGLSEKSYESTVKIFCPCCQDIYQPTRISAMLDGCMFGPSFPHMFLMELPSHRPTPPQEKYVPRLYGFQLHKSALEPVPDSAANESA, from the exons ATGACGCCCCCAGGCATCGATGCCATGCGGCGGAAGTACGAGTATGGCGACTTCGGGATCTGTCCCCGAGTCTACTGCCAGGGCCACCACGTCCTACCCATTGGGCTCAGCGAAAAGTCGTACGAGTCCACGGTGAAGATCTTTTGTCCATGCTGCCAGGATATCTACCAGCCAACGCGGATCAGCGCCATGTTAGATGGCTGCATGTTTGGGCCCAGCTTTCCCCACATGTTTCTTATGGAGTTGCCCTCGCATCGCCCAACGCCACCCCAAGAAAAATATGTGCCTCG TCTCTATGGGTTTCAGCTGCACAAGAGCGCTTTGGAGCCAGTTCCAGATTCAGCTGCCAATGAGTCCGCCTAG